The following is a genomic window from Vicinamibacterales bacterium.
GAAGGCGGTGGTCGACGTCAACCTGACCGGCGTGTTCCTGTGCGCGCAGCAGGCGTTCGCGCTGATGAAGACGCAGACGCCGCGCGGTGGCCGGATCATCAACAACGGCTCGATTTCCGCGCACGTCCCCCGGCCCAACTCGGCCCCCTACACCGCGACCAAGCACGGCGTCACCGGCCTGACGCGATCGCTGTCGCTCGACGGACGGCCGTACGACATCGCGTGCGGCCAGATCGACATCGGCAACGCCGAGACGCCGATGACGGCGCGGTTCCAGGGCGGCACCCTGCAGGCGGACGGCGCGATGCGTCCCGAGCCGCGGATGGACGTCCGTCACGTCGTCGATGCCGTCCTCTACATGGCGGCCCTGCCGCTCGACGCCAACGTCCAGTTTCTGACGGTGATGGCCACCAGGATGCCCTTCATCGGGCGGGGCTAGCTCGAAAATGTCGAGCTCGGTGCGAGCGGTACGGACCTATCTCGAGATGACCGACCCGGCCGACCTCGAGGCGGTTGCTGCGCCCGAAGGGGAGCTGTCGGTCGAACGGGTGGCGGATCCGGCCCCCGCGCTCTGGCGCTTCCTCTATACCGGGGTCGGCGGGGAGCACAACTGGGTGGACCGTCTGGCCTGGAGCGACGAGGACGTTCGACGCTACTTCGCGGATCCTGCGCTCGAACTCTGGGTGCTGACCGAGGCCGGGCAGTCCGGCGGCTACTTCGAGCTGCGCACGGATGGCGACGGCGGCGTCGAGATTGCCTACTTCGGGTTGCTGCCGGCGTTCGTCGGACGCGGACTCGGGAAATTTCTGCTCGCCCGTGCGGTGGAATGCGCGTGGGCGCGCGGCGCGTCGCGCGTGTGGCTGCACACGTCTTCACTGGATCACACATCGGCGCTCCCGAATTACCTCGCGCGGGGCTTCCGCGTCTGGAAACAGGAGATCTACGAGGTGTAGTGGCGTTCGGCTTGCACGGGCGCGACGCCAAATGGCTCGTCTTTCCGTCTTCGCAGTGCTCTCGTTCGCGGCGTGCGCCGCCGGCTTCACGAAATCCGGGACGTTTTCCGCGATGCCGCCGTCGCTGGCCGGCATCGACGCCGCCGCTCCGCGCTACACCACCGAGGACGAAAGACTCGTTTCTGAAATCGCTGGATCGATCTTGAACATCGCCGCGACCGCCGATCACTTCGAGGCAGGCGATCCGTTCCAGGTCCGCAGCGTCGGGTCGGCTGAGGGCCGGAGGCGGTTCTCGCTGTCACGGCGGGCTGAGGTGTTCACCGTCGACGTGCCCGGCCACGTCTGGGCGCCGGCGAGCTACGTCCGGCTGGCCCGCAGTTTCATGGCCGATGCGGCGGACCAGACGCTGAGCGAAGACCCGGCACAAGACCAGGTGGCGCTGACGGCAGTACTCGATCCGACGGCGCGTGCCGCGCAGCACGTGCGGGTTGCGCGATTGCTGGCCGAGCATCCGCGATCGGCGGCCATCCACCGCCGGACCGCCCTCCTGCTCGGAGCGGACGCCGCCCGGCAGGCGGGACCGGAACGGCGCGAGCTGCTCTGCCGGATGACCGCACACCTTGCCGTGGCGCGGGCGCTCCACCCCGGCGTCGCCGACGCCGAGGCGCGCTCTGCCGAGCGGCAGCTGACCGAACTCGCCGCCGCCCCCGAGCCGCAGCGCTGACAGCCGGCGCGCGGTCGCGATCCATAATCGCCGGATGGACGTGCCGCTGTGGGCGCCGTCGGCGGAGCGAATCGCGCGCGCCAACCTGACCAGGTTCGGACGCGGACTGTCCTACCCGCAGTTATACGAGGAGAGCATCTCGCGGCCGCTCGAGTTCTGGCGGGCTGTCTGGGAGTTCGCCGATATCCGCGGCACGATGGGCGACCGCGTCGCCGTGGATCTGGATCGGATGCCCGGTGCGCGGTTCTTCCCAGATGCGACGCTGAATTTCGCCGAGAACTGCCTGCGCCTCGACGGAGCCGCGCCGGCGATCATCGCGAG
Proteins encoded in this region:
- a CDS encoding SDR family oxidoreductase, with translation MSETTQIALVTGAGSGIGRAVALGLLKHGYTVFLAGRRKELLAAVADETGEDGRAVAVAADVGDPASVRALFDTIRSRAGRLDVLFNNAGTSAPGVPFDELTFEQWKAVVDVNLTGVFLCAQQAFALMKTQTPRGGRIINNGSISAHVPRPNSAPYTATKHGVTGLTRSLSLDGRPYDIACGQIDIGNAETPMTARFQGGTLQADGAMRPEPRMDVRHVVDAVLYMAALPLDANVQFLTVMATRMPFIGRG
- a CDS encoding GNAT family N-acetyltransferase, translated to MRAVRTYLEMTDPADLEAVAAPEGELSVERVADPAPALWRFLYTGVGGEHNWVDRLAWSDEDVRRYFADPALELWVLTEAGQSGGYFELRTDGDGGVEIAYFGLLPAFVGRGLGKFLLARAVECAWARGASRVWLHTSSLDHTSALPNYLARGFRVWKQEIYEV